In a genomic window of Myxococcales bacterium:
- the ccoN gene encoding cytochrome-c oxidase, cbb3-type subunit I, which yields MKQPDVLRYDDAIVRKFVVATVVWGIVGMLVGLLLALQLAVPDLNFAPYLTFGRLRPLHTNAVIFAFAGNALFGAVYYSTQRLVKARPLSDTLSLIHFWGWQLIIVSAALTLPLGFTQGKEYAELEWPIDISIAVVWVIFAVNFFGMLRNRREQHLYVAVWFYIATIVTVAILHIFNSMAVPWSPLKSYSMYAGVEDAFMQWWYGHNAVAFFLTTPFLGLMYYFLPKAAEKPVFSYRLSILHFWSLVFIYIWAGPHHLHYTALPQWASTLGMVFSVMLWMPSWGGMINGLLTLRGAWNRVAADPVLKFFVVGITFYGMSTFEGPMMSIKSVNALSHYTDWNIAHVHGGALGWVGFMSFGMMYWLAPRLFQTKLFSTKLATIHFWVATIGIALYVVAMWAAGITQGLMWRAFDDSGRLQYPDFLETVTRLMPMYWVRALGGTLYISGILMAAYNLFKTWQARPATYEDVAVEVPPRIRDVAKATASHGHWHRKFEALPATFTVLVAVAVIVASLFEIIPTFLIKSNVPRIASVKPYTPLELYGRDIYIREGCYNCHSQMVRPFLDETVRYGIGGVPTEYSKPGEFVYDHPFQWGSRRIGPDLAREGGRRDEYWHLRHFDNPRVISPGSVMPRYPHLLKDGIEFGSVQARVNAMVTLGVPYGDDAKKDAGGLARAQAQALGAKLVSLGGPPGMESKDVIALIAYLQRLGVDIRAGRNDLAAPAPAETAPAGK from the coding sequence ATGAAGCAACCCGATGTCTTGCGCTATGACGACGCCATCGTCCGCAAGTTCGTGGTCGCGACGGTGGTGTGGGGGATCGTCGGCATGCTGGTCGGGCTCCTGCTCGCCCTCCAGCTCGCGGTCCCCGACCTCAACTTCGCGCCCTACCTGACTTTCGGTCGACTCCGCCCGCTGCACACCAACGCGGTGATCTTCGCCTTCGCCGGCAACGCGCTCTTCGGGGCGGTGTACTACTCGACGCAGCGCCTGGTGAAGGCCCGGCCGCTCTCCGACACGCTGTCCCTCATCCACTTCTGGGGCTGGCAGCTGATCATCGTGTCGGCGGCGCTGACCCTGCCCCTGGGCTTCACCCAGGGCAAGGAGTACGCGGAGCTCGAGTGGCCGATCGACATCTCGATCGCCGTGGTCTGGGTGATCTTCGCCGTCAACTTCTTCGGCATGCTCCGCAACCGCCGCGAGCAGCACCTGTACGTCGCGGTCTGGTTCTACATCGCGACGATCGTCACGGTCGCGATCCTCCACATCTTCAACAGCATGGCGGTGCCGTGGAGCCCGCTCAAGAGCTACTCGATGTACGCCGGCGTCGAGGACGCCTTCATGCAGTGGTGGTACGGGCACAACGCGGTGGCGTTCTTCCTGACCACGCCGTTCCTCGGGCTCATGTACTACTTTCTGCCCAAGGCCGCCGAGAAGCCGGTGTTCAGCTACCGGCTGTCGATCCTGCACTTCTGGTCGCTGGTGTTCATCTACATCTGGGCCGGGCCGCACCACCTGCACTACACCGCCCTGCCGCAGTGGGCGTCGACGCTGGGCATGGTGTTCTCGGTGATGCTGTGGATGCCGTCGTGGGGCGGCATGATCAACGGCCTGCTGACCCTGCGCGGCGCCTGGAACCGCGTCGCGGCTGACCCGGTGCTCAAGTTCTTCGTCGTCGGCATCACCTTCTACGGCATGTCGACCTTCGAGGGGCCGATGATGTCGATCAAGAGCGTCAACGCGCTCTCGCACTACACCGACTGGAACATCGCCCACGTCCACGGCGGCGCGCTGGGCTGGGTCGGCTTCATGAGCTTCGGCATGATGTACTGGCTGGCGCCGCGCCTGTTCCAGACCAAGCTGTTCTCGACCAAGCTGGCGACGATCCACTTCTGGGTCGCGACGATCGGCATCGCGCTGTACGTCGTCGCGATGTGGGCCGCGGGCATCACCCAGGGCCTGATGTGGCGCGCGTTCGACGACAGCGGCCGGCTCCAGTACCCCGACTTCCTCGAGACCGTCACGCGGCTGATGCCGATGTACTGGGTGCGCGCGCTCGGCGGCACGCTCTACATCAGCGGCATCCTGATGGCCGCGTACAACCTCTTCAAGACCTGGCAGGCGCGGCCGGCGACCTACGAGGACGTCGCCGTCGAGGTGCCGCCGCGCATCCGCGACGTCGCCAAGGCCACGGCCTCCCACGGCCACTGGCACCGCAAGTTCGAGGCCCTGCCGGCGACGTTCACCGTGCTGGTCGCGGTCGCGGTCATCGTCGCGTCGCTGTTCGAGATCATCCCGACCTTCTTGATCAAGTCGAACGTGCCCAGGATCGCCAGCGTCAAGCCGTACACGCCGCTCGAGCTCTACGGCCGCGACATCTACATCCGCGAGGGCTGCTACAACTGCCACTCGCAGATGGTGCGGCCGTTCCTCGACGAGACCGTCCGCTACGGCATCGGCGGCGTGCCGACCGAGTACTCCAAGCCCGGCGAGTTCGTCTACGACCACCCGTTCCAGTGGGGCAGCCGGCGCATCGGGCCCGACCTGGCGCGCGAGGGCGGCCGCCGCGACGAGTACTGGCACCTGCGCCACTTCGACAACCCGCGCGTGATCTCGCCCGGCAGCGTCATGCCGCGCTACCCGCACCTGCTCAAGGACGGCATCGAGTTCGGCAGCGTCCAGGCGCGCGTCAACGCGATGGTGACCTTGGGCGTGCCGTACGGCGATGACGCCAAGAAGGACGCCGGCGGCCTGGCCCGGGCCCAGGCCCAGGCGCTCGGCGCCAAGCTGGTCTCGCTCGGTGGCCCGCCGGGCATGGAGTCCAAGGACGTCATCGCGCTGATCGCGTACCTGCAACGGCTCGGCGTCGACATCCGCGCCGGCCGCAACGACCTGGCGGCCCCGGCGCCGGCCGAGACCGCGCCGGCGGGGAAGTGA
- a CDS encoding c-type cytochrome: protein MSDGSKPRPDGQLLDHMYDGIQEFDNPLPGWWSAFFIITIVFSGFYLFWYHLGGPGKSIDQVYAADYKAYEQQRIEREAADVNAVSEASLATTAANPEMLAKGQAIFVSTCASCHKEDGSGLIGPNLTDDNQLHGTTRKDIFMTVQGGVPNTAMVPWAAQLKPADLVAVAAYVTTLRNHPKPGKAPEGAPVGPFAAP, encoded by the coding sequence ATGAGTGACGGCTCGAAGCCCCGTCCCGACGGGCAGCTCCTGGACCACATGTACGACGGCATCCAGGAGTTCGACAACCCGCTGCCCGGCTGGTGGAGCGCGTTCTTCATCATCACGATCGTGTTCTCGGGCTTCTACCTGTTCTGGTACCACCTCGGCGGCCCCGGCAAGTCGATCGATCAGGTCTACGCCGCCGACTACAAGGCCTACGAGCAGCAGCGCATCGAGCGCGAGGCCGCGGACGTCAACGCGGTCAGCGAGGCGTCGTTGGCCACCACCGCGGCCAACCCGGAGATGCTCGCGAAGGGCCAGGCGATCTTCGTCAGCACCTGCGCGAGCTGCCACAAGGAGGACGGCTCGGGCCTGATCGGGCCCAACCTGACCGACGACAACCAGCTCCACGGCACGACCCGCAAGGACATCTTCATGACCGTCCAGGGCGGCGTGCCCAACACCGCGATGGTGCCCTGGGCCGCGCAGCTCAAGCCGGCCGACCTGGTCGCGGTCGCGGCCTACGTGACCACGCTGCGCAACCACCCCAAGCCAGGCAAGGCGCCCGAGGGCGCGCCCGTGGGCCCGTTCGCGGCGCCGTGA